The following are from one region of the Stanieria cyanosphaera PCC 7437 genome:
- a CDS encoding LmeA family phospholipid-binding protein, producing the protein MISKVLSTAVSLWLRSQVERIEELKLEIIGNNRQILQGYIPKVLFYSNSAVYQGLHLRQVQLQAVNIKINLAEILKGKPLKLLEPIPVTGKVLLSATDLNASLTSSLLLDGLRDVLINLLKSQEIAPSSVNLDDYQISWQNIALLDQKIMIEGCVCDLGKAEARSDRHGKVNPLSISTSLQLANCHTLLLSPFVVAGLPELQVIQSQSLEIDLGEEVVIEHLELVWESLTCVGSLTVMP; encoded by the coding sequence ATGATTAGTAAAGTACTTTCCACAGCAGTAAGTTTATGGCTGAGATCCCAAGTAGAACGAATAGAAGAGTTAAAACTAGAAATTATTGGTAATAATCGGCAAATTTTGCAGGGCTATATTCCTAAAGTTTTGTTTTATAGTAATAGTGCAGTTTATCAAGGACTCCATTTACGTCAAGTTCAGCTACAAGCAGTAAATATAAAAATCAATTTAGCCGAAATCCTCAAAGGGAAACCATTAAAATTACTTGAACCAATTCCAGTCACCGGCAAAGTATTATTATCAGCAACTGATTTAAATGCTTCTTTAACATCCAGTTTGCTTTTAGATGGTTTGAGAGATGTATTGATTAATTTATTGAAGTCTCAAGAAATCGCTCCTTCCTCTGTCAATCTAGATGATTATCAAATTAGCTGGCAGAATATCGCTTTATTAGACCAAAAAATAATGATTGAGGGATGTGTTTGCGATCTCGGCAAAGCCGAGGCGCGTAGCGATCGCCACGGAAAAGTCAATCCTCTAAGTATATCTACTAGTTTGCAATTAGCTAATTGTCATACTTTATTATTGTCGCCTTTTGTAGTTGCAGGATTACCAGAACTACAAGTAATTCAATCTCAGTCTCTGGAGATTGATTTAGGGGAAGAAGTAGTCATTGAACATTTAGAGCTTGTCTGGGAAAGTTTGACTTGTGTAGGTAGTTTAACAGTTATGCCTTAG
- a CDS encoding carbohydrate ABC transporter permease, with protein MQIYSWHKLLILLLLILGAIIVLLPLGIVLITSLASSDVIPGTASTTYTWTNYQEAWQRGKFLLAFTNSTIVALAVTAGQIFTSALAGYALARLKFKGKEAILLLILATLVIPFQLLVIPIFVVLKWGHLINTYWALILPTAANGFGIFLMRQYFVTIPVELEEAAMLDGANRWQILTKIMLPLSRPALVTLFLFTFIGEWNDLFKPLVFTTRPELRTVQLALAEFQEEFTNSWPLLMAAVVIATIPVILLFLLGQRQFIQGIGTTGIKN; from the coding sequence TTGCAAATATATTCTTGGCACAAACTATTAATTTTACTGCTATTAATTCTCGGCGCAATTATAGTTTTATTGCCTTTAGGTATAGTCTTAATAACTTCCTTGGCATCCTCTGACGTAATTCCAGGAACAGCTTCTACTACTTATACTTGGACTAATTATCAAGAAGCTTGGCAACGAGGTAAATTTTTATTAGCTTTTACTAATTCAACTATTGTGGCTTTAGCGGTCACTGCGGGGCAAATTTTTACTTCTGCTTTAGCTGGTTATGCGTTGGCAAGATTAAAGTTTAAAGGAAAAGAGGCAATTTTATTATTAATTTTAGCTACTTTAGTTATTCCTTTTCAATTATTAGTAATTCCCATCTTTGTCGTCTTAAAGTGGGGACATTTGATTAATACTTATTGGGCATTAATTTTACCAACTGCTGCAAATGGTTTTGGTATTTTTTTAATGCGACAATATTTTGTAACCATTCCTGTAGAATTAGAAGAAGCAGCCATGCTAGATGGAGCAAATCGCTGGCAAATCTTAACAAAAATTATGTTACCTTTATCTCGTCCTGCTTTGGTAACACTTTTTTTATTTACTTTTATTGGCGAGTGGAATGATTTATTCAAGCCTTTAGTATTTACTACTCGTCCAGAATTAAGAACAGTGCAATTAGCTTTAGCCGAATTTCAAGAAGAGTTTACCAACAGTTGGCCATTGTTAATGGCAGCAGTAGTAATTGCAACTATTCCAGTAATCTTATTATTTTTACTTGGTCAGCGTCAATTTATTCAAGGGATTGGTACAACGGGGATTAAAAATTAA
- the thrC gene encoding threonine synthase, with protein MTQAIDTKPSCFTPTFTKLVSKEGGVEYPLEALNVCEETFSPLEVAYDYDAIRRQVSRETIQAGPNSIWRYKAFLPVASENPIDVGTGMTPLVKSNRLARRLGLKNLYIKNDAVNMPTLSFKDRVVSVALTRAKELGFTTVSCASTGNLANSTAAIAAHAGLDCCVFIPADLEAGKVLGTLIYNPTVMAVKGNYDQVNRLCSEVGNTYGWGFVNINLRPYYSEGSKTLGFEVAEQLGWKLPDHIVAPLASGSLYTKIYKGFQEFVKVGLVEDKPVRFSGAQAEGCSPIAQAFKEARDFVAPVRPNTIAKSIAIGNPADGIYALEVARKTNGNIESVNDAEIIEGIKLLAETEGIFTETAGGTTIAVLKKLVEAGKIDPEETTVVYITGNGLKTQEAVQGYIGEPLLIEPKLDSFERALERSRTLERLEWQQVSV; from the coding sequence ATGACTCAGGCGATCGATACTAAACCTTCATGTTTTACACCCACCTTCACCAAGTTAGTTTCCAAAGAAGGTGGGGTTGAATATCCACTAGAAGCTTTAAATGTTTGTGAAGAAACCTTTTCTCCTTTAGAAGTTGCTTACGACTATGATGCAATTCGTCGTCAAGTCAGCCGCGAAACCATTCAAGCTGGTCCAAACTCAATTTGGCGTTATAAAGCTTTTTTACCCGTAGCTAGCGAAAACCCCATTGATGTCGGCACGGGAATGACTCCTTTAGTTAAGTCCAATCGTTTAGCTCGTCGCCTGGGTCTAAAAAATCTCTACATTAAAAATGATGCCGTCAATATGCCTACCCTGAGTTTTAAAGATAGGGTAGTCTCAGTTGCGCTCACTCGTGCTAAAGAATTAGGTTTTACCACCGTTTCTTGTGCTAGTACTGGTAATCTAGCAAATTCCACTGCTGCGATCGCTGCTCATGCTGGTTTAGACTGCTGCGTTTTCATTCCTGCTGATTTGGAAGCTGGCAAGGTTTTGGGTACACTGATATACAACCCTACAGTAATGGCAGTCAAAGGTAACTACGATCAAGTAAACCGTCTTTGCTCAGAAGTTGGTAACACTTATGGTTGGGGATTTGTTAATATCAATCTTCGTCCTTACTATTCAGAAGGTTCTAAAACCCTTGGTTTTGAAGTTGCCGAACAATTAGGTTGGAAGTTACCAGATCATATTGTTGCACCTTTAGCTTCTGGTTCTTTGTATACTAAAATTTATAAAGGTTTCCAAGAGTTCGTTAAAGTTGGATTGGTTGAAGATAAACCAGTTCGTTTCAGTGGCGCACAAGCAGAAGGTTGTTCTCCGATTGCTCAAGCTTTTAAAGAAGCAAGAGATTTTGTTGCACCAGTAAGACCTAATACTATTGCTAAATCAATTGCAATTGGTAACCCTGCTGATGGTATCTATGCTTTAGAAGTTGCTCGCAAAACCAACGGTAATATTGAATCAGTTAATGATGCTGAAATTATTGAAGGAATCAAACTGTTAGCTGAAACCGAAGGCATCTTTACTGAAACTGCTGGCGGTACTACTATTGCAGTCCTCAAAAAATTAGTAGAAGCAGGTAAAATCGACCCTGAAGAAACTACAGTAGTTTATATTACTGGTAATGGACTCAAGACTCAAGAAGCAGTCCAAGGTTATATTGGCGAACCTTTACTAATCGAACCTAAACTAGATAGCTTCGAGCGTGCGCTAGAACGTTCTCGTACTCTCGAACGCCTCGAATGGCAACAAGTTAGTGTTTAA
- a CDS encoding MoaD/ThiS family protein: protein MAVKVLIPTPLQKFTNNQATLECGGSSISELIDALENNCPGIKARICDETGQPRRFLNLYVNSEDIRFLEGTNTTLADGDEVSIVPAVAGG from the coding sequence ATGGCTGTAAAAGTATTAATTCCCACTCCCTTACAAAAATTCACTAACAATCAAGCAACTCTTGAATGTGGTGGTAGCAGTATTAGCGAACTGATCGATGCGCTAGAAAATAACTGTCCAGGAATCAAAGCTCGTATTTGTGATGAAACTGGTCAACCTCGACGCTTTTTAAACCTTTATGTTAATAGCGAAGATATTCGTTTCTTAGAAGGAACTAATACCACTTTAGCGGATGGAGATGAAGTAAGTATTGTTCCTGCAGTAGCTGGAGGCTAA
- the pgsA gene encoding CDP-diacylglycerol--glycerol-3-phosphate 3-phosphatidyltransferase encodes MNLPTWITLSRLLGLPVLLYLLQDPSSEQRLYAMLIFLVAAGTDWVDGYLARKLDLVTELGKFLDPLVDKLLVLGTMLALIELQQIPAWGVCLILARELAIAGWRINPNLTGSSTIQGANLWGKLKTVSQIIAIALLISPWSETWRILSLTAFWLCVSLTLISGVIYILPPPEQVKSAQRPE; translated from the coding sequence TTGAATCTTCCTACTTGGATTACTTTATCCCGTTTACTGGGATTACCTGTGCTGCTCTATTTGTTGCAAGACCCTTCTTCAGAGCAACGGCTTTATGCAATGTTGATTTTTTTAGTAGCAGCAGGAACGGATTGGGTAGATGGTTATCTGGCCCGTAAATTAGATTTAGTTACAGAATTAGGCAAGTTTCTCGATCCCTTAGTCGATAAATTGCTGGTTTTAGGGACAATGTTGGCTTTAATTGAGCTACAACAAATACCAGCTTGGGGAGTCTGTTTAATCTTAGCTAGAGAATTAGCGATCGCAGGATGGCGGATTAATCCCAACTTAACAGGTAGCAGCACTATTCAAGGAGCCAACCTTTGGGGAAAGTTAAAAACTGTCAGTCAAATAATTGCGATCGCATTGTTAATTTCACCTTGGTCTGAAACTTGGCGAATTCTTTCCTTGACTGCTTTTTGGTTATGTGTAAGTTTGACTTTGATTTCTGGCGTAATTTATATTTTGCCACCACCAGAACAAGTAAAAAGCGCGCAGCGTCCTGAGTGA
- a CDS encoding SAM-dependent methyltransferase encodes MNSLTNLNSKLHQNVSVGKNIKRTSYLTNKLTNSMVRVINSLQMALAESYINGLEIPDSTVKSILDTFIPILYTKFPSFLVAYDWVIRESNQLAEGSQKLMKIQYNLPTEMFKLMLGEGELIYPKYSMALWEKGALNLEQAQMQMLEDLITKLGIQDGDEILDLGCGWGSAANYILSKFPNATVTGLNLSSEQCKYMRQKMQDRNSYLSSGRFKLLEADFNQVQLENKFDKIITIGFFEHVGNLTQSFQKMASLLKENGKVFLHIISIRFPHNAYCPFLNKYIFPNMRIWNFDATLKSDRDLKTIDRWYINGSNYAKTLSSWLTNFDAHQEKIKTLNFGMDYAKFRRIWRLYLIWCIAYFEACNGEILGNAQYLMTQV; translated from the coding sequence ATGAATTCTCTTACCAATTTAAATAGTAAATTACATCAAAATGTTTCTGTAGGAAAAAACATTAAGCGTACAAGTTATTTGACTAACAAGTTAACTAATTCAATGGTTAGAGTGATAAATTCTTTGCAAATGGCATTGGCAGAGAGTTATATTAACGGGCTAGAAATTCCTGACTCGACAGTAAAATCTATTTTGGATACTTTTATCCCAATTTTATATACCAAATTTCCTTCTTTTTTAGTTGCTTACGATTGGGTAATCCGAGAAAGCAATCAACTAGCAGAAGGTTCGCAAAAGTTGATGAAAATTCAGTATAATCTGCCGACAGAAATGTTCAAACTCATGTTAGGAGAAGGAGAATTAATTTATCCTAAATACAGCATGGCATTATGGGAAAAAGGCGCACTTAATTTAGAACAAGCTCAAATGCAGATGTTAGAAGATTTAATTACCAAATTGGGCATTCAAGATGGAGACGAAATTTTAGACTTAGGATGTGGATGGGGAAGTGCTGCTAACTATATTTTGTCTAAATTTCCTAATGCTACAGTAACTGGTCTTAATTTAAGTAGCGAACAATGTAAATATATGCGTCAAAAAATGCAAGACCGAAATAGTTATTTAAGTTCAGGTCGATTTAAGTTATTGGAAGCAGATTTTAATCAGGTTCAGCTTGAAAATAAATTCGACAAAATTATTACAATCGGATTTTTTGAACACGTCGGAAATTTAACTCAATCTTTCCAAAAAATGGCTTCTTTATTAAAAGAAAATGGCAAAGTATTTTTGCATATTATCTCGATTCGTTTTCCTCATAATGCCTATTGTCCTTTTTTAAATAAATACATTTTCCCCAATATGCGAATTTGGAATTTCGATGCCACTCTCAAAAGCGATCGCGATTTAAAAACAATTGATAGATGGTATATCAACGGCTCTAATTACGCTAAAACCTTAAGCAGTTGGTTAACGAATTTTGATGCTCATCAGGAAAAAATCAAAACTTTAAATTTTGGGATGGATTATGCTAAGTTTCGACGTATTTGGAGACTTTATCTAATTTGGTGTATTGCTTATTTTGAAGCTTGTAATGGTGAAATCTTAGGTAATGCTCAGTATTTAATGACTCAAGTATAA
- a CDS encoding NYN domain-containing protein produces MNRLFVAIYIDLENIPCSKFQLKALIKQLELESNQGNHSAIKPVFSIKRAYGLLDSVNTDFKKQLSELGFYMIHTIRIGEKKNRADLFISIDAFESLYLNNPNINRYIFLTSDSDFTVIGEKLRTYGKDVWLVCRKQDRERAILSNAFDKLLYLEDYYESEQNSLQKINKSDQQENDELAKKAFIEVLNTIDPDKLPCNISVIHDRMKLSDPGLDMRNTSFKSFKTLVNFFEGQKMIETQPGEANKPWLLVAIPREEI; encoded by the coding sequence ATGAATAGATTATTTGTGGCAATTTATATCGATCTTGAAAACATACCGTGTAGTAAATTTCAATTGAAAGCTTTAATCAAACAGTTAGAGTTAGAGTCCAATCAAGGGAATCATTCTGCTATCAAACCAGTTTTTTCAATTAAAAGAGCTTACGGCTTATTAGATTCTGTTAATACAGATTTTAAAAAACAACTGTCAGAACTTGGATTTTACATGATTCATACGATTCGCATTGGAGAAAAAAAGAATAGAGCCGATCTTTTTATCAGCATTGATGCTTTCGAGTCTCTTTATTTAAATAATCCTAATATCAATCGCTATATATTTTTAACCAGTGATTCTGATTTTACTGTGATTGGAGAAAAGCTGAGAACTTATGGCAAAGATGTTTGGCTGGTATGTAGAAAGCAGGATCGAGAGCGAGCAATCTTATCAAACGCATTCGATAAATTGCTTTACTTAGAAGACTATTATGAATCCGAACAAAATTCTCTTCAAAAGATAAATAAAAGTGACCAACAAGAAAATGATGAACTTGCGAAAAAAGCTTTTATCGAAGTGCTTAATACAATCGATCCAGATAAACTTCCTTGTAATATCTCAGTCATTCACGATCGCATGAAACTATCAGATCCTGGACTTGATATGAGGAATACAAGCTTTAAAAGCTTTAAAACTCTAGTCAATTTTTTTGAGGGACAAAAAATGATCGAAACACAGCCTGGAGAAGCCAATAAACCTTGGTTGCTGGTTGCTATTCCTAGAGAAGAAATCTGA